GCTGAAGACCTCGTCGAAGATGATATCATGACGAGGGCGAACTAAGATGAGGACTTCAGCAATGAAGAAGACTGGAGAACCGAGATTCACCTCTACCTTGAAAAAGGTACGCTACCTACAGACTTGAAGCAAGCCAGAAAGATACAATCAAAGGCAGGGAGATACGATCTTCGTGATGGAGTCCTGTACAAAATTTCCTTCCTCGGACCACTACTACGATGTTTATCAAGAGAGCAAGGGCATCATATTTTGAAAGATATCCATAGAGGGGATGCATGTAACCACAACGGAATGAGATCATTGGCGGGTAAAGCAAAAATGCAGGGGTACTATTGGCCACATATGATACAAGACGCCGCAAGGATGTCCAGGAGATACGAGGAATGCCAGCGGTTTGCTGAAAAGATTCATGCTCCTGCGACAAAGCTAAATTCTGTAGATAGTCATTGGCCATTCTCGAAATGGGGCATAAACACTGTTGGACCCTCgatcgaagggtcagggaaaagacgattcttaATCGTAGCCACAGACAACTTCAGCAAATGGGTGGAGGCCAAATCCCTAGCTCGAATCCGAGACGTGGACGTATTCACATTCATCTTttagaacatcatttgcaggtttggcattccCGCAGAAATTGTCTATGACAATGGCAAGaaattacaagggaaaaacatagatATGCTCTTTGATACTTTCAAGATCAGGAAGAACAAATCAACCCCCATTTACCCCCAGAGAAACGGCCAAGCTGAAGCTACAAATAAGACCCTTAGTTTATCCTCAAGAAACAATTGGACGAACACAAAGAACGATGGTGCGAACAATTACACAACGTTCTATGGGCATACCGAACAATACAAAGGTCCGCCACCGGTGAATCACCGTTCCTCCTTACTTACGGAGCCGGAGCAGTCATCCCGACAGAAAttatcatgccaaccacaaagaccgaagcatgggagaagaatctCACGACATATATGATGCTGGAAAGGCTCGACGATCTATAAGAAAGGAGGGAGACAACATTGCAAAGGATGGAAAACTACCAACAAAGGCTAGACAGAGAACACAACAAGAAGGTTAAGCTTAGaaactttgtagaaggacagtatgtgctaagaaccatACCATGATACCAGCGAGAGAAAaagtggggaaagttagcaccaacatgggggggatCGTTTATAATACATGACATCGCTGGGAATGGATCTTACTACCTGCGTAATCTGAAAGGAGAATTCCTCATGCACCCATGGAACGCTAAATATCTCACGCCATACTATCCATAAAGCAGCGCAgttctgcatctgcgtgaagagtaccagaagaagaagacagcGTACCCGCTCgatgtgtttctatctctggacgaggaatatcAGACCTCACCTTATCAATTGAACAAAATTTGGTGCAAAATAACTCTATTGGGGAAAGTAACCatttacaatctctcgggactcccctatcagcgtatATAAGTGTACGACCATGGGGAAGgcttccagcagaaagagatacccaaacgATCGATAATACAGCGGTTCAGCGGAATaagtgcatgtaaatatttttaaTAAACGCATCACATATCCGGGAACGCTGCATCAACCCCCACCGTTCGGTGATCCTTTGGCCAAgggttagccagcggggtgacaggtccaaagtCAATAACGAAGGTGCATACCTTCGTTACTGCCGTCAAACACTTTTTATTATTTACCTAATTTTCAATATTTAGTTACTCGTTGCCTAAAAATCAAGTAAACTAATGATGCAGGTAAAGCAGAATTGTACATATCCAAACAAACGATGATCCATTCCATAAAATTTGATTACAAGTTCGAGGAATtgaacaagaaaagaaagatacaACAAAAAATGGCCCGGAGccaagtaatcaacaaagatcaactttctatAACATACATAGAAGTCTACTTCCTCTTGGAAGACTCGACGCGATCAGCAGGATTCTTCGGTTGAGACAAAGGAACACTTCCTCCCGAAAAAGGACCTGAAGAGTAAGTCAAGGGTTCAGGCATAGGACGACGAGGATACTTCTTAACAATATCATGTTCCTTCAGAAGGTTCTGTTCGATCTTGGTCAAAGTCTTGTTAATCTCCTCGGCCAgctgacaacgagccttatgagTAATAACGGTGGCCTTGAGTTCAAATTGCGACAACAAAGATGTCAGTCGGGCCACCTTCTTGGCTGATTCCTTCGCCGCTGCATCCCTAGATCCTGCTAGCCCTTCGAAATACTTGGCTTGACCCTCTTGGTATGCtagggaagattgagccttttcaagcctTTCATTTGCGAGGTTAAGTTGTCCCTCGAGAtctgaaaaaaaaacacaaataggTTAGAAATCTAAATTACGAAGACTATTCACGACCAAACAAGTGTATACCTTCGACCctagccgaagctatttcatattcattaACTACAGCGTCCcgggcttcatcaagaaaatcatactcgtccgaaattttcttataatccaaccGAAGATTTGTAAGGGAAAACTGACATTCatccaactctacctgcttcatggagTATAAATGTCGAAGGTGATTGACTtcattactcatctcttctatccCCTTAGTAAGCCCGTCCATATTTATTTCAAGGTCCTTCTCAGATTCCACTAAACGAGCGACATCGGCCCGAGAAGCAGATAAAGCATTACTAAGGGCATGGGCCTCAGCTCTGGCATCATCCCTCTCCCGAACGAGCCACTGTATATAATCCCGAGCTTCAGGATCATGAGATGAACGAGCTTGACGCAGCTCCTCTTCCAAGCTTGCCACCTTAGTTTCTAAACGATAAATACCCTCACGAGCCTCACGTAGATTCTCACGAGTCCACAACAAAGCACCATCAAACTGGCGACGATCAGAGTTATAacgattctgcatatcaaccatctgctCACGTCGTTGTCGATACTGAGCCATCAATTCATTATGCTCATCTTCCCGAGCATTCAACTTATCAGCCTCATCTTTGATTTTCTCCACTAGTTCCCTAATCCGAGAAGCTTGAAGAGTCTTCTCATTCTGAAGCCATGTTAATTCTCGGATATCGATCGATAAAGATAGGGATGGGAGACTCAGACAGCACATTAAGAAGACGAAAGGGAGAGACGAAGAAAAgaataaataagaaaacaaaccttTGGAGGACGAAGTGTCATTACGAGCCTTCTCCAAATCACTACGAACCAGTGCAAGCTCATTAAGAAGCTTCTCCTCTTCAGCACCAAGCCGCTCTTTTCCCTTTAGCCGATTCTTCAATTCCAATATCTCCTCGTCCTTAGCAGCGATGAGCGCCTCAGCAGCTGTCAACTCAccttctctgtgacgaagctttaCCTCCAACTTAAGGGCCTTCCCCTTGAAGAACTGTTACAAGGTATGATTACAATGTTCGCTTCTCATCATCTGCATTAATAACAAGACAAGCTATAACTGTAAAAAATCCACAACATTAGATCACTTGGCTAATAGGGAATTTATGACGCCTTACCTCAAGAATCCGCTGCTGAgggaaaccgtattggtaccTATCGGCAATTGCCATCATATTAGCAACAGAATACGGAGGATAAACTAAAATACTAGTGGAAGTagctccaaaatccttctcccaGATCTCCGCCACCTCATCATGGGATGTTAGTTGCATCTTCTGACGGGTGAAAGCATCAGAACTCTTCTCACCTTGGATCACTAGAGTAGGGTTTGACACGAACAtctaattcttcttcatcatccattCAAGTGTAATATCATCACCATCTTGCATCATGGCCCTCTCAAAACCCTCCGAAGACGCCTCAGCGGAAGCCTCATCAACAACAACGTTCTTTCTAGAATCAGAATTTCTCTTAGCCTCGGCATTGGCGTCTTCACTAGCAGAACTCTCTTCCATCTCAGTTACTTTTTCTCCACCAGTCTCGCCAAGAACATCCCACTCATCGTTTGGAGGGATCAAGGAGAAATCTGAAGCCAACCCTATAGCAGCACCAAGGTCATCCCGCCCACCAGAGGAGTGGATCTTGCCAAAAGAGAATTTCGGACCCAATCCAGTGGGGATCGTGGATTGAAGATCAACATCTTCGTTCCTCTAGGTCGGAGGAGGATGGAATATATGTTCGTCAGCGAGTATATCTCCTTATCCGCCAGGGGAAATCTCTTTTGCATTAGCTCCACGGCCAGTATATCCTTGACCGCCAGGGGCAATCTCTTTCTCACCATCCTCGTAATTGTGAGGAGAATTCCATGTACGATCTTCATCATCGGTAGATTCCTCTTACTCCTAGGCAAGCTCATCGTTCACTAGGCTGGTAACCTCATCGGGAATTTCAGTCTCCTCAACAGTAGTGGTGGAAGATTGAACCGGacttatctttttcttctttgttatctaagGACATAGTATAGTGTTATCAAGAAGGCAATTTTCTCCGTAATACGACCAAATCAAActaagaagaaaaggggcaaatataCACATTATAAACTCACAAAAAGTCATACCTTGACATTAGCAACATCCTTCGGAGGAAGGATAGCGTTGGAGCTTTCCTCTTCGTCTACATCAGCAGCATCGAAGGCATACTCAAAGTCCATACCATCAAAATTTAAATGCCAAGGGCAGAAGTTACCATAACGAGCTGGTGCACTATCACGGGGCTGGATACCAGCAACATGGCGCCATCCATGCTAACCAGGTacccaaccataagcccaaggaccgacAACCtcaataacggtggcgtgccactcataatcatgatcacgcttgatccgctcacgagcaGGGAAAAGTTTTCGCTGAGAAGTTACTTCAGTACCAGGGACGTATCGGAGCTTAGATCCACTCACCTCACTCAGGAGACGAACCTCGCCCTGGGAAGCAAGAATAGTACGAAGACCGACGCTCCATGGCTTAAGATTCCTACTATTAACATAGTCACCAAAGGAAGCATTGAAGTTCTCAGGAGTGTACCAATTTCTCTCAGCCGGGTTAGGAACGTAGCAGGCCATCGTCATCTCCCCCTAACTCCGAAGGTAGCACTCCTTAAGCGACCGAAGGTAATTCCTAGACAGTTGTACCACCGAGCGATAATGAGTATGTGGAGTAGGGCCCTCGCGATGAGCCAAGacatcgtaataaaaggagtcacccgacttatataggggaaaCATAGGGCCAGCCTCGAAGTCCCCCACGTTTGTCAGCAGATGAAAGTCATCATACTTATAATTCTTAATCAAATCATAAGTGAGATCGTCATCAGGAGCATAAAAATTAACGTCGAAAGCTTCAAGCTCATGCTTTACCTTTAACGCCTCAAGATCTATGTGTTTAAAAGTAACCTTCTTTTTACCAACCGAGACGTTTCGTATAACTGGGGCAGTATCAGAATCATCAGCTTTATCCGACGATGGCCTCTTCGGGGGACTCATATCCGAAGCTTTCCTCTTGGTTGGCGGATTTCTCGAAGGGTCAGCCTTTGGAAGACTTCCCCTTAACTTGAGCAGTAGATAAGGGGACCGTAGACTTCTGAGAAGGCTTTGTAGTAGGAGAAATAGAACGAATAGGCTGTATATATAGCGGCTTAGCACGTTGAGGAGTAGGAGACGACGCGTTCTTCGGTTCAGCACGCTGAGATGCAGAAGGACGATTAACAACATATCGGGAACCCTGAGAACTCCTCGGGGGAACCC
This portion of the Papaver somniferum cultivar HN1 chromosome 11, ASM357369v1, whole genome shotgun sequence genome encodes:
- the LOC113324322 gene encoding uncharacterized protein LOC113324322, whose amino-acid sequence is MFVSNPTLVIQGEKSSDAFTRQKMQLTSHDEVAEIWEKDFGATSTSILVYPPYSVANMMAIADRYQYGFPQQRILEFFKGKALKLEVKLRHREGELTAAEALIAAKDEEILELKNRLKGKERLGAEEEKLLNELALVRSDLEKARNDTSSSKGLFSYLFFSSSLPFVFLMCCLSLPSLSLSIDIRELTWLQNEKTLQASRIRELVEKIKDEADKLNAREDEHNELMAQYRQRREQMVDMQNRYNSDRRQFDGALLWTRENLREAREGIYRLETKVASLEEELRQARSSHDPEARDYIQWLVRERDDARAEAHALSNALSASRADVARLVESEKDLEINMDGLTKGIEEMSNEVNHLRHLYSMKQVELDEYLEGQLNLANERLEKAQSSLAYQEGQAKYFEGLAGSRDAAAKESAKKVARLTSLLSQFELKATVITHKARCQLAEEINKTLTKIEQNLLKEHDIVKKYPRRPMPEPLTYSSGPFSGGSVPLSQPKNPADRVESSKRK